Below is a genomic region from Streptomyces sp. NBC_00461.
CGGACCGGGCCGGAATGGGGGCGGTCACCTGCGGGCTGGGGGCCCTGGTCTGGTCGATCATCCAAGGCCCGGTCCGCGGCTGGACCGATCCTGCCATCGGCGCCGGATTCACCCTCGCAGCCCTGGCGTTCGCCTTCCTCCTGCGGTGGGAGAAACGCCATCCCGCACCGCTCCTGCCGCCCCGGCTCTTCGCCGACCGCCGTTTCACCGCCGCCGTGGCCGCGCTGGCCTGGATGTTCTTCGCCCTCTTCGGCTCCCTGTTCCTGCTCACCCTCTACCTCCAGACCCAGCTCCATCACACCCCCGCCCAGACCGGGCTGCGGCTGCTGCCGCTGGCCGCGGCCCTGGGCGCGGGGGCAGGTGCGTCGCTGCTGATCGCACCGCGCTGGGGTGACAGACTCCCCGTCGCCACGGGGATGGTGCTGGTCGCGTCCGGGTTCGGATTCCTGGCACTGGCCCCGCCCGCTTCCGGATACGGTCCCGCGCTCGGCTACCAGCTGGTCGCCGGCTTCGGGGCAGTTCTCGCGGCTGCGCCCGCCACCGAGGCGGTCCTGGGAGCGGTGCCCGGCGAGCGGGCCGGCACCGGGGCCGCCATCAACGACCTGGTCTGCGAGGTCGGCGGAGCCCTCGGTATCGCCATCCTGGCTCCCTCCTCGCCGCACATCACACACAAGCTGGCACCCCTCAGGGACCGTTGCCGCCTTCCACGCCGGCAGGCCCCTCCGCCGCCCTCACGGACGCGTCCTCGGTGACGTTCATGTACGGCCTGCACGCCGCCTCCTGGGCCGCCGCGGCGGCCGCTGCGTCACGGTCGACAGCCCGTCCCGCCCACTCGGCCCAGACCGAGCTGCCACGACCAGTTGCCCCAGCAGGCTCCGTCCCGCTCACCCCAGAGGCCAGCTGGCTCATCATGACCCGCGCCACTACTCCGGCCCCAGAATGGAGGCATGCCCTCCAGCCCACAACACCCCGCACCCATGCCGAAGAACCTCTCGGGGGCGGAGGCAGAGGACCTCGCGCTGTACCGGGAGAAGTTCCGGCTCCGGCTGCCGGAGTCGCTGGACGAGTTGCACGGCCCGATCCAAGGGGTCGTAGAGCTGCCTCTGCACATGGCCTGGTCGGGGATGACCTCGTATGACATGAGCAAGCCTCGCCAGCGCATGGGCCTGTACCGCGCTGTCCTGCACGAGGGACTGCGCGACGACCTGCCCCGCTACCTGAACCAGGACCTGCTCATCCAGTTGTGGCCGGTGCTGCGCGCCCTGGTCGGTCGCACCGTGCGCACTGTGTGGGAGGACACCCTCCCCCAGCTCGCCTCCCGCACCCGGGCAGCCGCGTGACGGACATGCCAGAACTGCACACGCGGCTCCTGGCGAATGTGATCGCCCTCGGCTCCCCGTATCCGCTGGTCCTCACCGGCGGATACGCCAGGACCTCGATGTCGCCACCGAGAACCCGGTACCCATGGCCGATGGCCGCGCTGGCCGGCACCCCGGCGTCCGGCGCCTGCGGGCTGGGCATGTCGAGGTCACGGGCATCGACGACGAGACGACATTCTTCAGCACCTTCGAGGACGAGATCCGCAAGGCCCGCGCCTCGGTCTGGCTGTGGGCGCCGTGGGTCGCGAACCGGGTGCGCGGCATCGTGCCACTGCTGCACGAGGCGGCCGGACGCGGCGTGCGCATGACCGTGTTTATCCGCGACGACAGGACGAGCTCCAGGCCCGCCCGGACAGCCAAAGCCTCATCGCGGACCTGCGGGCCGTCGTCCACACGGTCGTCCCCTCAACGTCATGCACCAGAAGATCGCGGTGATCGACGAGCGGACGGTGATGATCGGCAGCCTCACAACCCTGTCCCAGGCGTGGACCCGCGAGGTCATGGTGACGATGCGCGGCGGCTACTTCGTCCGCAAGCTCCTGGAGCACGAGCACGCCGAGCTGTTCACCCGCCCGCCGAAGTGCGCCCGCTGCGGCGGCACGAGCATCGAGCTGCGGCGCCGCTCTGGCGCTGCTACGACACGGTCTGCAAGACAGGACCGAACGGCCGAAGCAACGCAAGGAACCAGGACATCAGGGTGGAGAGGGGCAGGAGCTGAGGGATCGAACAATGTTCACCCCAGCTCGGGATTCGTGAACTCACTGGCATTCCCGGCACCTTCTGTGGCAGGCTTCCGCGTGCCAGCAACGGGGTCTCGCTCGTAGCCAGATCACCAGCTGCGCTTCAGCCAAGGAGTCCGCGGACGCACCCGGAACACCGGCTTGTCTCTCACCTCATCTTTCACGTAGTAGGCACGAGCCTGCGGCGGTGTTCCCTGCCGTGCCCGCGCTCGATGCCCGCGCGCGCCACTCGGAGGCTCAGCCATGCCGGCACGTTCCGCACCGTCGCATCTCTTCTTCCTGACCCAGCCCAAGGGCAACGGCGCCATCCTGTTCAGCTTGCGGGGGGCACTACGCGGACCGGAGCTCTCGAAGATCGGGACGTTCGATGATCGCGACGAATCCCAGCTGCTCGCCCTCACACTCAATGCGGCTCTCCAGGGAGGAACAGGCGCCCTCGCGAAGGTTCACCGGTGTTCGGCTTCCCTGCCTGGCCCCCTCAGGAGGGCAATCACTGACATCGCGGAGGAGATCGAGGACGCAAATGGTGACGCCCCACGGGCCCAGGCTGCGCGCAGAACCGCGCGGGCCGTTACGGAGAGCCTGGGACAGCGCAACGCGGCCGTATTCTCGCTTTTCAGCGCTACCGACTGCGGGAGCTGCCGGAACTGCGGCTGCACTGTGGACGAGGACTGCGCAAAGTGCGCTGTCTGCGACTCGTCTCCCCGGGGGCGCGGCTGCGGGGACTGCGGCGGTGTTGGTGTAACGCCCAGGACCGCATTCGTTCTCCATCGGCAGCTGAAGGACCTTGCGGGCAAGACGTATCTCGCCGCTTATGACCCCGACTTTTGGGAAGACAGCGTTCCGGTCAGTGCGGAGGCCCAGTCGAACTGGTTCCTGCTTCACTGCGCTCGCGCGTACGACGACCTCGCGGCCGATCTGCTCGCCGGTGGCATCCCGGAACCGCGCTGCCTGGCCGAGAGCGTGCTATTCGGCCATGCCGTGAGCAGCATCGGCGGGTTCAGTATCGAATCTGTCTGCGCGGACGAGGTCTACCAAACCCTTCCGGCCTCTCGGTTCGACTATGACTGGGAGTTCCTCGCTAACGAGAGCGGCCTGCTCGACGTCAGCGACAGGGCGCACGACTTCCTGGAAGCAGACGTAGCCGAAGACGACC
It encodes:
- a CDS encoding MFS transporter — its product is MADAYTLALACCVLAAGVWSDTHGRRRAFILGLALCGTASAGGGLASGTGQVVVARLAMSCGAALLMPSTFSLITVVFPDPSPRRRAVAVWTFVAGLGALAGPVIGGLLVEHYGWRAGFWINVPVVVVALVATGRWVPESRHPRPGPPDRAGMGAVTCGLGALVWSIIQGPVRGWTDPAIGAGFTLAALAFAFLLRWEKRHPAPLLPPRLFADRRFTAAVAALAWMFFALFGSLFLLTLYLQTQLHHTPAQTGLRLLPLAAALGAGAGASLLIAPRWGDRLPVATGMVLVASGFGFLALAPPASGYGPALGYQLVAGFGAVLAAAPATEAVLGAVPGERAGTGAAINDLVCEVGGALGIAILAPSSPHITHKLAPLRDRCRLPRRQAPPPPSRTRPR